In Spirochaetota bacterium, one genomic interval encodes:
- the sppA gene encoding signal peptide peptidase SppA yields the protein MSDKLKDVLVVIIPILLVVNIVIGIILVSLESRKSQVLTAGVSALVGNVGLIEIRGVIVSEDDGLNVDFVSAKDIAQKIKTFADTPNIKAIRIDVTSPGSSVSAAETVVSALDYARSKGKKIVVFMRELAVSGGYYVSAPADLIVASRGTIIGNIGVIVQSLNIKGLLEKIGVEPYVFKSGEYKDILSPYRNVSESERKIIQRIVDVYYNRFVEVILKYRGEKLKKQELLKIADGRIMIEEDALNYKLIDAVGDETVVEEKLKELTGEPTINYVKLPERRNILRELLRSLMNSFSVLGYNSPKVMYIMNN from the coding sequence ATGTCAGATAAACTCAAAGATGTGTTGGTTGTCATTATTCCGATTCTTCTTGTTGTGAATATTGTAATTGGGATAATTCTTGTTTCGCTTGAGTCAAGGAAGAGTCAGGTTTTGACAGCGGGAGTGTCTGCTCTCGTAGGTAATGTAGGTCTTATTGAGATAAGGGGGGTTATAGTATCTGAAGATGATGGTTTGAATGTTGACTTTGTAAGTGCGAAAGATATAGCACAAAAGATAAAGACATTTGCTGACACTCCTAATATAAAAGCCATAAGGATTGATGTGACGAGCCCTGGTAGTAGTGTTAGTGCTGCTGAAACAGTAGTATCTGCTCTTGATTACGCAAGGAGTAAAGGTAAGAAAATAGTAGTTTTTATGAGAGAACTAGCAGTATCTGGTGGTTATTATGTATCCGCTCCAGCAGACCTTATAGTAGCATCAAGAGGAACAATAATTGGTAATATAGGTGTTATAGTTCAATCCTTGAATATCAAGGGACTACTTGAGAAAATAGGCGTTGAACCTTATGTCTTCAAAAGCGGTGAATACAAAGATATCCTATCACCATACAGAAATGTTTCTGAAAGCGAGAGAAAGATCATTCAGAGGATTGTAGATGTCTATTACAATAGGTTTGTTGAGGTAATACTCAAATACAGGGGTGAAAAACTGAAGAAACAAGAACTACTCAAGATAGCGGATGGTAGAATAATGATAGAAGAAGATGCTCTTAACTACAAACTCATTGATGCTGTAGGAGATGAAACTGTAGTTGAAGAAAAACTTAAAGAACTCACAGGCGAACCAACGATAAACTATGTAAAACTACCTGAAAGAAGAAACATATTAAGGGAACTTTTAAGGTCACTGATGAACAGTTTTAGTGTCCTAGGTTATAACAGTCCGAAGG